Proteins co-encoded in one Halococcoides cellulosivorans genomic window:
- the katG gene encoding catalase/peroxidase HPI — protein MRTDHSADWWPNQLNLDSLDQNAREAGPYGENFDYGDAFEDLDLEAVKADLKDLMTTSQDWWPADFGHYGPLFIRMAWHSAGTYRTTDGRGGASGGTQRFPPISSWPDNANLDKARRLLWPIKQKYGAKLSWADLIVLAGNSALDSMGFETVGFAGGREDAFEPDKGAYWGPEAEFEAPQHERRDEDGALDNPLGASVMGLIYVDPEGPDGEPDPMASAENIRESFGLMAMDDEETVALIAGGHTFGKSHGAASGENLGPEPAAAPIEQQGLGWENEHGSGKGPDTITSGIEGAWNEWPTMWDTSYLDNLLDYEWEVTESPAGAVQWAPIDEEAQNTVPDAHDPSEKHAPMMMTTDIALKRDPDYREIIERFQDDPDAFQSAFARAWYKLIHRDLGPPARFRGPDVPEETFVWQDPIPDADHEVVDHAAIEELKAEILGTDLTIPELVKAAWASASTYRDSDKRGGANGARVRLEPQRSWEVNDPDELATVLDELEAIQTDFNEGRSDDVRVSLADLIVLGGSAAVEQAAADAGYDVDVPFEPGRTDARPDQTDIESFEALRPDADGFRNYVSDDAEGRAEDLLVDRADLLNCSPAEMTVLVGGLRALGATHGKSDHGVLTDRPGTLTNDFFVTLLDNDLEWEDAGDGVYEGRDRETGEARWTATRADLVFGSNARLRAIAQVYGADDGEQQLVEDFVEAWSEVMHLDRFDLN, from the coding sequence ATGAGGACGGATCACTCCGCGGACTGGTGGCCCAACCAACTCAATCTCGACAGTCTCGACCAGAACGCCCGCGAGGCCGGGCCCTACGGCGAGAACTTCGACTATGGCGACGCCTTCGAAGACCTCGATCTGGAGGCGGTGAAAGCCGATCTGAAAGACCTGATGACCACATCGCAAGACTGGTGGCCCGCCGACTTCGGCCACTACGGCCCACTGTTCATCCGGATGGCCTGGCACAGCGCCGGGACCTACCGGACGACCGATGGGCGCGGTGGGGCCTCGGGTGGCACCCAGCGGTTCCCGCCGATCAGCAGTTGGCCCGACAACGCCAATCTCGACAAGGCGCGTCGCCTGCTCTGGCCGATCAAACAGAAATACGGTGCGAAGCTCTCCTGGGCCGATCTGATCGTGCTGGCGGGCAACAGCGCGCTCGACTCCATGGGCTTCGAGACCGTCGGATTCGCCGGCGGGCGCGAGGACGCCTTCGAACCCGACAAAGGCGCGTACTGGGGCCCCGAGGCGGAGTTCGAGGCGCCACAACACGAACGTCGTGACGAAGACGGCGCGCTCGACAATCCGCTCGGCGCGAGCGTGATGGGTCTGATCTACGTCGATCCGGAGGGCCCCGATGGCGAGCCAGACCCGATGGCCTCCGCCGAAAACATCCGCGAGTCGTTCGGGCTGATGGCGATGGACGACGAGGAGACCGTCGCGCTCATCGCCGGCGGGCACACGTTCGGGAAGTCCCACGGCGCGGCCTCCGGCGAGAATCTCGGCCCCGAACCCGCGGCGGCCCCGATCGAACAGCAGGGCCTGGGCTGGGAGAACGAGCACGGCTCCGGGAAAGGCCCCGATACGATCACCAGCGGGATCGAGGGAGCCTGGAACGAGTGGCCGACGATGTGGGACACCTCGTATCTCGACAACCTGCTCGACTACGAGTGGGAGGTCACCGAGAGCCCCGCCGGTGCGGTCCAGTGGGCGCCGATCGACGAAGAGGCCCAAAACACCGTCCCCGACGCCCACGACCCATCGGAGAAGCACGCGCCGATGATGATGACGACGGACATCGCGCTCAAGCGCGACCCCGACTACCGCGAGATCATAGAGCGCTTCCAGGACGACCCCGACGCGTTCCAATCGGCGTTCGCGCGAGCGTGGTACAAACTGATCCACCGAGATTTGGGCCCGCCCGCGCGATTCCGCGGCCCCGACGTGCCCGAGGAGACGTTCGTCTGGCAGGACCCGATCCCCGACGCCGATCACGAGGTCGTCGACCACGCGGCCATCGAGGAGCTGAAAGCGGAGATCCTCGGGACCGACCTGACGATTCCCGAACTCGTCAAGGCGGCCTGGGCGTCGGCCTCGACTTATCGTGACAGCGACAAGCGCGGCGGCGCGAACGGCGCACGGGTCCGTCTCGAACCGCAGCGCTCCTGGGAGGTGAACGACCCCGACGAACTCGCGACGGTGCTCGACGAACTCGAAGCGATCCAGACCGACTTCAACGAGGGCCGCTCGGACGACGTGCGCGTCTCGCTGGCGGACCTGATCGTCCTCGGGGGGAGCGCGGCCGTCGAGCAGGCCGCCGCCGACGCGGGCTACGATGTCGACGTCCCCTTCGAACCCGGCCGGACCGACGCGCGGCCCGACCAGACCGACATCGAATCGTTCGAGGCGCTCCGGCCAGACGCCGACGGGTTCCGCAACTACGTCAGCGACGACGCCGAGGGGCGCGCCGAAGACCTGCTCGTCGACCGGGCCGACCTGCTGAACTGCTCGCCCGCCGAGATGACGGTGCTGGTCGGCGGCCTGCGCGCGCTGGGTGCGACTCACGGGAAGAGCGACCACGGCGTGCTCACCGATCGGCCGGGGACGCTCACGAACGACTTCTTCGTCACTCTGCTCGACAACGACCTCGAATGGGAGGACGCTGGCGACGGCGTCTACGAGGGCCGCGACCGCGAGACTGGCGAGGCACGCTGGACGGCGACGCGCGCCGATCTGGTCTTCGGGTCGAACGCCCGTCTCCGCGCGATCGCACAGGTGTACGGGGCCGACGACGGTGAACAGCAGTTGGTCGAGGACTTCGTCGAGGCCTGGAGCGAAGTCATGCACCTCGATCGGTTCGACCTGAACTGA
- a CDS encoding NAD(P)/FAD-dependent oxidoreductase, whose product MDRVCIVGAGIAGAGVAQAIGDAASVDVFEAANVGGRMASLERAGCRIDTGASYLEVDDDQRSLIERATTDLREIDAPIWQFDAAGDLSEGPNQPPRYSTPDGIDRIVADLFADAGATVTDHCPVERIGRSAGCWRVETREGTHDAEQLVLATPATATRSLLRSADWTADFRTYLADLADSIPYRTMDTVALHYPFAIDRPYFGLVSLESVYDVAWIAREGCKRGHVPSGEAVLVVQFGPAWATTHHTIRPDEAARAAADRAADLLDDEELFEFDWFEYQRWGSAIPGRGPGDSLLDRAAEFDLALAGDWVTGIGRTRAALESGLATGRRISNRL is encoded by the coding sequence ATGGACCGGGTCTGTATCGTCGGCGCAGGGATCGCCGGTGCGGGCGTCGCCCAGGCGATCGGTGACGCCGCGTCGGTCGACGTGTTCGAAGCGGCCAATGTCGGCGGCCGGATGGCCAGTCTGGAGCGTGCCGGCTGTCGGATCGACACGGGCGCGAGTTACCTCGAAGTCGACGACGATCAGCGATCGCTGATCGAGCGCGCGACGACCGACCTTCGAGAGATCGACGCCCCAATCTGGCAGTTCGACGCGGCAGGTGACCTCTCGGAGGGGCCGAATCAACCACCGCGGTACTCCACGCCCGACGGCATCGACCGGATCGTCGCAGACCTGTTCGCGGACGCGGGAGCGACGGTGACCGATCACTGTCCGGTCGAGCGCATCGGTCGCTCGGCGGGGTGCTGGCGGGTCGAGACGCGCGAGGGCACGCACGACGCCGAGCAGTTGGTGCTCGCCACGCCCGCGACGGCGACGCGATCACTGCTCCGGTCGGCCGACTGGACAGCCGACTTCCGAACGTATCTCGCGGACCTCGCGGACTCGATTCCCTATCGGACGATGGACACCGTCGCACTCCACTACCCCTTCGCGATCGACCGCCCCTACTTCGGGCTGGTGAGTCTCGAATCCGTCTACGACGTGGCCTGGATCGCACGCGAAGGCTGTAAACGTGGCCACGTGCCGAGCGGCGAGGCCGTCCTGGTCGTCCAGTTCGGCCCGGCGTGGGCGACGACCCACCACACGATCCGCCCCGACGAGGCCGCACGCGCCGCCGCGGACCGGGCCGCCGACCTGCTCGACGACGAGGAGCTCTTCGAGTTCGACTGGTTCGAGTACCAGCGCTGGGGGTCGGCCATCCCCGGGCGCGGGCCGGGCGACTCGTTGCTCGATCGCGCCGCGGAGTTCGATCTCGCACTCGCTGGCGACTGGGTCACCGGGATCGGGCGCACGCGGGCGGCGCTCGAATCGGGCCTCGCTACTGGCCGTCGGATCAGCAATCGGCTGTAG
- a CDS encoding coiled-coil domain-containing protein, protein MKHDPHEAQETPLLTETGSGGFFTRGYVGDEPVGTYLEDDEVPLFVLSNGKRGVTRETDDEATTFAPGRGYSTVVVVTDRRLLFVVGDGADDGDWVQSVSLADLEYTRTDQSLFRQSVTIETKDGTRWRFHPTDADLDALVSYLDEAAWRWSRAQDHLEDARSALVDASQSQFSEEFEAAAASIDAVEQSLATANEIADAFGSARGRGLQNRVAEVERRCEETAGRVSAARGSHLVEEAERAWQDGRFEDAYDGYEGAKAAFRRAIEVWNDDGEKVEHLETLIDRIDENLDALSTAPIEGARTLYKRASDADDPETAVVRWERTLERYRTLLEIDWGRDEKRFDVDHDQAKARLETIIDELLSAYDRAATAAVDEASGAAENGEYVRAHDRFAAGRDFLESAIETGREFAPDRIEGFDDRVAEIDRRLTELDGQISIAATSERDKAATNRFEPAVAADITPVEDRETDPASESAAFDQTDCLDRISALDTESFTRVVATIWEGLGWTVNENATPPFDMVVEKRRPLPERLGIVVSVERPARDRIVDLASVPGPDTSVDLVAIATAAPVEAPIVAVANERGVKLLDGSWLCERAVEIGDDDLDTTLADS, encoded by the coding sequence ATGAAACATGACCCCCACGAGGCCCAGGAAACGCCACTGCTCACCGAAACGGGGAGTGGCGGATTCTTCACACGTGGGTACGTGGGGGACGAACCGGTCGGCACCTACCTCGAAGACGACGAGGTGCCGTTGTTCGTGCTCTCGAACGGCAAGCGCGGGGTGACCCGTGAGACCGACGACGAAGCGACGACGTTCGCGCCCGGTCGGGGCTACAGCACCGTCGTGGTCGTGACCGATCGACGACTACTCTTCGTCGTGGGCGATGGCGCCGACGACGGCGACTGGGTCCAGTCGGTCTCGTTGGCCGACCTGGAGTACACCCGGACCGATCAGTCGCTGTTCAGACAGAGCGTCACGATCGAGACCAAAGACGGGACTCGCTGGCGATTTCACCCGACCGACGCCGACCTGGACGCGCTCGTCTCCTATCTCGACGAGGCGGCCTGGCGATGGAGTCGGGCCCAGGACCACCTCGAAGACGCCAGGAGCGCACTCGTCGACGCCTCCCAGAGCCAGTTCTCCGAGGAGTTCGAGGCCGCCGCCGCATCGATCGACGCGGTCGAGCAGTCGCTCGCGACCGCGAACGAAATAGCCGACGCGTTCGGGTCGGCCCGTGGGCGCGGCCTCCAAAACCGTGTCGCTGAGGTCGAACGACGGTGTGAGGAGACCGCCGGCCGTGTCAGCGCCGCTCGTGGATCACACCTCGTCGAGGAGGCCGAACGGGCCTGGCAGGACGGCCGGTTCGAGGACGCTTACGACGGATACGAGGGCGCGAAAGCGGCGTTTCGACGCGCGATCGAGGTCTGGAACGACGACGGCGAGAAAGTCGAGCACCTGGAGACGCTCATCGATCGCATCGACGAGAACCTCGACGCGCTCTCGACCGCGCCGATCGAGGGCGCACGAACGCTGTACAAGCGCGCGAGCGACGCCGACGACCCCGAGACAGCGGTCGTCAGGTGGGAGCGCACGCTCGAACGGTATCGGACGCTTTTGGAGATCGACTGGGGGCGTGACGAGAAGCGCTTCGACGTCGATCACGACCAGGCCAAAGCCCGTCTCGAAACCATCATCGACGAGTTGCTGTCGGCGTACGACCGCGCGGCGACGGCGGCCGTCGACGAAGCGTCTGGTGCGGCCGAGAACGGTGAGTACGTCCGCGCCCACGACCGGTTCGCCGCCGGCCGGGACTTCCTGGAGTCGGCCATCGAGACCGGCCGTGAGTTCGCCCCCGACCGGATCGAGGGGTTCGACGACCGAGTCGCGGAGATCGACCGGCGCCTCACCGAGTTGGACGGTCAGATCAGTATCGCTGCGACCAGCGAACGCGACAAAGCGGCGACGAACAGGTTCGAACCCGCCGTCGCAGCGGACATCACGCCCGTCGAGGACCGCGAGACCGACCCCGCGTCCGAGTCCGCGGCGTTCGACCAGACGGACTGTCTCGACCGGATCAGTGCGCTCGACACCGAGTCGTTCACGCGCGTCGTCGCGACGATCTGGGAGGGCCTGGGCTGGACGGTCAACGAGAACGCGACCCCGCCGTTCGACATGGTCGTCGAGAAGCGTCGCCCGTTGCCCGAACGACTCGGGATCGTCGTCTCGGTCGAGCGCCCGGCACGCGACCGGATCGTCGACCTCGCGAGCGTTCCCGGCCCAGACACGTCGGTCGACCTGGTCGCCATCGCGACCGCCGCGCCCGTCGAGGCCCCGATCGTCGCCGTCGCGAACGAACGGGGCGTGAAGCTTCTGGACGGCTCCTGGCTGTGCGAGCGAGCCGTCGAGATCGGTGACGACGACCTCGACACGACGCTCGCTGACAGCTGA
- a CDS encoding thioredoxin domain-containing protein: MTDPLARNRLDDAESPYLRQHADNLVHWQPWDDAAREAARARDRPIFLSIGYAACHWCHVMAEESFEDDRVAERLNDDFVPIKVDREQRPALDRIYQAVATRVAGRGGWPLSVWTTPDGRPFHVATYVPLESRGRSPGFLDLLDRLDDAWATDRETIESRADRFEAAATGALGEAAGEAAAPAQPADPPTEALRAAADAAVDRADREHGGFGDAPKFPQPRRIRLCYRAAMRTGEAAYREVATEALDALIRGGIDDHVGGGFHRYATDREWIVPHFEKMAYDNAEIPRALVTGYRVTGREAFATGVEETIAFLDRELRHSDGTYYSSLSARSDGQEGAFYTWTPDEIAAAVERAGLDAATSDLLCARFGIDGRGEAGTVLAVDRSIDDLAGADRDPEAVRAAIDRGLDALRSARADRTRPDRDEKRLAGWNGLLISMLAEAGLAIDASYADRAADALDAARALFVDGDRVHRRARGDTVGLPGTLTDYAALGQAAFDVHQATGDVDALALAVDLGAAICERFHEDGRLFLTADSATPLVRAQERADRSTPAATGLAVDLLGALDPFVPDDRFGRVVERVLETHADRIRADPLQHATLVLAADRVTAGGTELTMAGDPPATWRERLGAAALPARTITQRTAAADDLDDDLATLGIDDTPPIWAGRDARDGPTLYACRDRTCSAPLDDPDAALDWFDIGRPAE, encoded by the coding sequence ATGACCGACCCGCTCGCCCGCAACCGTCTCGACGACGCGGAGAGTCCGTATCTCCGCCAGCACGCCGACAATCTCGTCCACTGGCAGCCCTGGGACGACGCCGCTCGCGAGGCGGCCCGGGCCCGCGACCGCCCGATCTTCCTGTCGATCGGCTACGCGGCCTGTCACTGGTGTCACGTCATGGCCGAGGAGAGTTTCGAGGACGACCGCGTGGCCGAGCGGCTGAACGACGATTTCGTCCCGATCAAAGTCGATCGGGAACAGCGGCCGGCGCTCGACCGGATCTACCAGGCCGTCGCGACCCGCGTCGCCGGCCGCGGTGGCTGGCCGCTCTCGGTCTGGACGACCCCGGACGGCCGCCCGTTTCACGTCGCGACCTACGTGCCACTGGAGTCTCGGGGGCGCTCACCGGGCTTTCTCGACCTCCTCGACCGACTCGACGACGCCTGGGCGACCGATCGAGAGACGATCGAGTCGCGGGCCGATCGGTTCGAGGCGGCCGCGACTGGTGCACTCGGTGAGGCCGCGGGTGAGGCGGCCGCGCCCGCACAGCCCGCCGATCCGCCGACCGAGGCGCTCCGGGCGGCCGCCGACGCCGCCGTCGATCGTGCCGATCGCGAGCACGGCGGCTTCGGTGACGCCCCGAAGTTCCCCCAGCCCCGGCGGATTCGGTTGTGCTATCGCGCCGCGATGCGGACCGGTGAGGCCGCGTACCGTGAGGTCGCGACCGAGGCGCTCGACGCCCTGATCCGGGGCGGGATTGACGACCACGTCGGCGGCGGATTCCACCGGTACGCGACCGACCGGGAGTGGATCGTCCCGCACTTCGAGAAGATGGCCTACGACAACGCCGAGATTCCACGCGCGCTGGTCACCGGCTATCGCGTGACGGGCCGGGAGGCGTTCGCGACAGGCGTCGAGGAGACCATCGCCTTTCTTGACCGGGAGCTGCGCCACTCCGACGGCACCTACTACAGTTCGCTGTCGGCCCGTAGCGACGGCCAGGAGGGGGCCTTTTACACCTGGACGCCCGACGAGATCGCGGCTGCCGTCGAGCGGGCGGGTCTCGACGCCGCGACGAGCGACTTGCTCTGTGCGCGATTCGGGATCGACGGGCGCGGTGAGGCGGGGACGGTCCTCGCGGTCGATCGGTCGATCGACGACCTCGCCGGTGCGGATCGCGATCCCGAGGCGGTCCGCGCGGCGATCGATCGCGGCCTCGACGCGCTTCGATCCGCTCGGGCCGACCGCACGCGCCCCGACCGCGACGAGAAGCGCCTCGCGGGCTGGAACGGCCTGCTGATCTCGATGCTCGCGGAGGCTGGCCTCGCGATCGACGCGAGCTACGCCGATCGGGCCGCGGACGCACTCGACGCGGCCCGCGCACTGTTCGTCGACGGCGATCGGGTCCACCGCCGGGCGCGCGGTGACACGGTCGGCCTGCCGGGGACGCTCACCGATTACGCCGCGCTCGGGCAGGCCGCGTTCGACGTCCACCAGGCCACCGGGGACGTCGACGCGCTCGCACTCGCCGTCGACCTCGGCGCGGCGATCTGCGAGCGGTTCCACGAGGACGGCCGTCTCTTTCTCACCGCCGACAGCGCGACGCCCCTCGTTCGCGCACAGGAACGGGCCGATCGATCGACGCCGGCGGCGACGGGGTTGGCGGTCGACCTGCTCGGCGCCCTCGACCCGTTCGTCCCCGACGACCGGTTCGGGCGCGTCGTCGAGCGGGTCCTGGAGACCCACGCCGACCGGATCCGGGCGGACCCACTCCAGCACGCGACGCTCGTGCTCGCGGCCGATCGCGTCACTGCCGGTGGGACGGAACTCACGATGGCGGGCGACCCGCCGGCGACCTGGCGCGAGCGCCTGGGGGCCGCGGCACTCCCCGCACGGACGATTACCCAGCGTACAGCGGCGGCTGACGACCTCGACGACGACCTCGCGACGCTCGGCATCGACGACACGCCGCCGATCTGGGCCGGGCGTGACGCCCGGGATGGGCCGACGCTGTACGCCTGCCGCGATCGGACCTGCTCGGCCCCGCTCGACGATCCGGACGCGGCGCTCGACTGGTTCGATATCGGGCGGCCTGCGGAGTAA
- a CDS encoding thioredoxin, with amino-acid sequence MTLDSMTPDGEPSADAVATLSEIDDSVAIRVWGGDWCPDCRDRLPAFAAALAAAGIDDQRVHVYPVEKRDGEKVGPRVERDEIVSIPTVVVESGADPTDRDGSGTERARYVEDEGEPIATWLADRLAE; translated from the coding sequence ATGACACTCGACTCGATGACGCCAGACGGCGAGCCCTCGGCCGACGCGGTCGCGACGCTGTCGGAGATCGACGATAGCGTCGCCATCAGAGTCTGGGGAGGCGACTGGTGCCCGGACTGTCGAGACCGACTCCCTGCGTTCGCGGCGGCGCTCGCGGCCGCCGGCATCGACGACCAGCGCGTTCACGTCTACCCGGTCGAGAAACGAGACGGCGAGAAAGTCGGACCACGCGTCGAGCGCGACGAGATCGTGTCGATCCCGACCGTCGTCGTCGAGTCGGGTGCCGATCCGACCGATCGCGACGGATCGGGGACCGAACGGGCCCGGTACGTCGAAGACGAGGGCGAACCGATCGCGACCTGGCTGGCCGATCGCCTCGCGGAGTGA
- a CDS encoding DUF502 domain-containing protein, translated as MSATWKRDFASGLIVLTPLLVTLAVLAWIYNFVKEVPIDLKPAPLRVAVTLVVFVLLVFAVGYLMRTAVGVILERALDDVMNKLPGLRVIYNASKTAAETALSTTESLQAPVSVETWPGMRMTAFKTGETTPDGRDVLFLPTAPNVTTGFVIEIEPDQYDVRDETVEEALTRVLSAGFGDSNGHTAPGEMFVDDVVSPDDPDIDDPGTDDETTDETAIEYGSVDDETADPDG; from the coding sequence ATGAGTGCGACCTGGAAGCGGGACTTTGCGAGCGGATTGATCGTGTTGACGCCGCTTCTGGTGACGCTCGCCGTTCTCGCCTGGATCTACAACTTCGTCAAAGAAGTCCCGATCGACCTGAAGCCAGCGCCGTTGCGAGTCGCCGTCACGCTCGTCGTCTTCGTCTTGCTGGTGTTCGCCGTCGGCTATCTGATGCGCACCGCCGTGGGCGTCATCCTCGAACGCGCGCTCGACGACGTGATGAACAAACTGCCGGGCCTGCGCGTGATCTACAACGCCTCGAAGACCGCCGCCGAGACGGCGCTGTCGACGACCGAGTCGTTACAGGCCCCCGTCTCGGTCGAGACCTGGCCCGGGATGCGCATGACGGCGTTCAAGACCGGCGAGACGACCCCCGACGGCCGTGACGTCCTCTTTTTACCGACCGCGCCGAACGTGACGACAGGGTTCGTCATCGAAATCGAACCCGACCAGTACGATGTGCGCGACGAAACCGTCGAAGAAGCCTTGACACGCGTCTTGAGTGCCGGCTTCGGTGACAGCAACGGTCACACCGCCCCCGGCGAAATGTTCGTCGACGACGTCGTCTCGCCGGACGACCCAGACATAGACGACCCCGGCACAGACGACGAGACCACGGACGAGACAGCCATCGAGTACGGCTCGGTCGACGACGAGACGGCCGACCCGGACGGCTGA
- the psmB gene encoding archaeal proteasome endopeptidase complex subunit beta: MHDSQPEFSRARDRLEPDLPPVHEPRLGSLPDSGADENGDVAKTGTTTIGLTTADGVVVATDRRASLGGRFVSNKRVQKVEQIHPNAALTLVGSVGGAQSFIRTLRAEVNLYESRRGTDMSMKALSTLAGNFARGGPFFAINPILGGVDDEGAHVYSIDPAGGVMEDEYTVTGSGLTVAYGTLEDRYEPGMDTDDAVAAAAASVQAAAERDTGSGNGLYIAVVDESGVDITSYDEYEDAF; encoded by the coding sequence ATGCACGACTCCCAGCCAGAGTTCTCGCGCGCTCGCGACCGCCTGGAGCCGGACCTGCCGCCGGTACACGAACCGCGTCTCGGATCCCTGCCCGACTCGGGGGCCGACGAGAACGGCGACGTCGCCAAGACCGGCACGACCACCATCGGCCTGACGACCGCCGACGGCGTCGTGGTCGCGACCGACCGCCGTGCGAGTCTCGGCGGGCGGTTCGTCTCGAACAAGCGCGTCCAGAAGGTCGAACAGATCCACCCGAACGCGGCGCTCACCCTGGTCGGTTCCGTGGGTGGTGCCCAGTCGTTCATTCGGACGCTCCGCGCGGAGGTCAACCTCTACGAGTCGCGTCGCGGGACGGACATGTCGATGAAAGCGCTCTCGACGCTCGCGGGCAACTTCGCGCGTGGCGGCCCCTTCTTCGCGATCAATCCGATCCTCGGTGGCGTCGACGACGAGGGCGCACACGTTTACTCGATCGACCCGGCCGGCGGCGTCATGGAAGACGAGTACACCGTCACGGGGTCGGGCCTGACGGTCGCGTACGGCACCCTCGAAGACCGGTACGAACCGGGCATGGACACCGACGACGCCGTCGCGGCCGCTGCGGCCAGCGTTCAGGCTGCCGCCGAACGTGACACGGGGTCGGGCAACGGCCTGTACATCGCCGTGGTCGACGAGTCGGGCGTCGACATCACCTCGTACGACGAGTACGAAGACGCCTTCTGA
- a CDS encoding phosphohexomutase domain-containing protein: MDLFGTSGVRGPVGETVTLERALALGTAAGQDGEEFVLGRDGRTTGRAIADAVAAGLQRAGARVERIGVVPTPTLAWASQGRRGIMVTASHNPPRDNGLKFFRDGQEYDRDAERRLESRLDTAPASVDALEFGETTRGDPLSAYRDRIVAYARERVGPIAATGVVVDCGTGVGGLATPQVLDRLGADVLAVDAHVDGTFPARPSKPTADTLTDTAALIARTDRIDCAIAHDGDADRTVLLDSEGEIVPADTVLAILAGHYLTEGGRVLTTPDTSDRIDERVADLGGRVDRTALGTLHEAMDGQEATAETVFAGEPWKHVHPPLGPWIDGIASAALLVALIDRDGLAALRNPITERPKAERSVDCPDDAKAAAMDRLTERLPAAIDHESVDTDYGVRLTLSEGWILVRPSGTEPKLRVYLEQSDADALAERVVEILREAVERVA, translated from the coding sequence ATGGATCTGTTCGGAACGTCTGGCGTGCGGGGCCCCGTCGGTGAGACCGTCACGCTCGAACGCGCGCTCGCGCTCGGGACGGCGGCCGGCCAGGACGGCGAGGAGTTCGTCCTCGGGCGCGACGGGCGGACGACCGGGCGGGCGATCGCAGACGCCGTCGCCGCGGGCCTCCAGCGCGCGGGGGCACGCGTCGAGCGGATCGGTGTCGTCCCCACGCCGACGCTGGCGTGGGCCTCACAGGGCCGCCGGGGGATCATGGTCACCGCGAGTCACAATCCGCCCCGCGACAACGGCCTCAAGTTCTTTCGAGACGGCCAGGAGTACGATCGTGATGCGGAGCGCCGCCTCGAATCCCGACTCGACACCGCCCCTGCGAGCGTCGACGCCCTCGAATTCGGGGAGACGACGCGTGGCGACCCACTCAGCGCCTATCGCGATCGGATCGTCGCGTACGCTCGCGAGCGCGTAGGACCGATCGCGGCGACCGGCGTCGTGGTCGACTGCGGGACGGGCGTCGGCGGTCTGGCGACCCCACAGGTGCTTGACCGTCTGGGCGCCGACGTGCTCGCCGTCGACGCCCACGTCGATGGCACCTTTCCCGCGCGACCGAGCAAGCCCACCGCCGACACGCTCACCGACACGGCGGCCCTGATCGCGAGGACCGATCGTATCGACTGTGCGATCGCTCACGACGGCGACGCCGATCGGACCGTCCTGCTCGACAGCGAGGGCGAGATCGTCCCCGCCGATACAGTGCTCGCGATCCTGGCTGGTCACTACCTCACCGAGGGCGGCCGGGTGCTCACGACGCCCGACACCTCCGATCGGATCGACGAGCGTGTCGCGGACCTCGGCGGGCGGGTCGATCGGACCGCGCTCGGAACGCTTCACGAGGCGATGGATGGCCAGGAGGCGACCGCGGAGACCGTCTTCGCGGGCGAGCCCTGGAAACACGTCCACCCGCCGCTGGGCCCCTGGATCGACGGGATCGCGAGCGCGGCGCTACTCGTCGCGTTGATCGATCGCGACGGCCTCGCGGCGCTTCGTAATCCGATCACCGAGCGACCGAAAGCCGAACGCTCGGTCGACTGTCCCGACGACGCGAAAGCCGCCGCGATGGATCGCCTGACCGAGCGTCTCCCCGCCGCGATCGACCACGAGAGCGTCGACACCGACTACGGCGTTCGTCTGACGCTCTCGGAGGGCTGGATTCTCGTCCGTCCGAGCGGGACCGAACCCAAACTCCGCGTATATCTCGAACAGAGCGACGCCGACGCGCTGGCCGAGCGCGTCGTCGAGATCCTTCGGGAAGCGGTCGAACGGGTCGCCTGA